From Larus michahellis chromosome 8, bLarMic1.1, whole genome shotgun sequence, one genomic window encodes:
- the CHST12 gene encoding carbohydrate sulfotransferase 12: MTKARLLRLSVVLVSIFMILLIIVYWDNVGTAHFYLHTSFSRPHSSGAIPGITAGENWEALPDVDEFLAKLLSSNLKQNSSISRKTEQLLVQGSSKPVVSNLEENVRGYDWSTHNARNSLDQEKLQIERQRTLREFCANSSFTFPTKERSFDDIPNYELNHLIVDDRHGIIYCYVPKVACTNWKRVMIVLSESLLDQGVPYRNPLDIPREHVHNTSTHLTFNKFWRRYGKFSRHLMKIKLKKYTKFLFVRDPFVRLISAFRSKFELENEEFYRRFAIPMLKLYSNHTNLPTSVSEAFGAGLKVSFSDFIQYLLDPRTEKMAPFNEHWRQVYRLCHPCQIDYDFIGKLETLDEDAAYLLQLLKVDRLLRFPPSYRNRTASSWEDDWFAKIPLAWRQQLYKLYEADFVLFGYPKPENLLKD; this comes from the coding sequence ATGACCAAAGCACGGCTCCTCCGTCTCTCTGTGGTGCTGGTCTCCATCTTCATGATCCTCCTGATCATTGTTTACTGGGACAACGTGGGAACGGCTCACTTCTACCTGCATACGTCCTTCTCCAGACCTCATTCCTCAGGAGCCATCCCTGGTATCACGGCAGGTGAAAACTGGGAAGCCTTGCCAGATGTAGATGAATTTTTGGCAAAGCTGCTTAGTTCAAACCTGAAACAGAACAGCTCCATCTCCCGAAAGACAGAGCAGCTACTTGTCCAGGGCTCCAGCAAGCCTGTGGTGAGCAATTTGGAGGAGAACGTGCGGGGCTATGACTGGTCTACACACAATGCCAGAAACAGCTTGGACCAAGAGAAACTGCAGATAGAGAGGCAGAGAACATTGCGGGAGTTTTGTGCCAATTCCAGCTTTACCTTCCCTACCAAGGAGCGCTCCTTTGATGACATCCCAAACTATGAGCTCAACCACCTGATCGTGGATGACCGCCATGGCATCATCTACTGTTACGTCCCCAAGGTGGCCTGCACCAACTGGAAACGGGTGATGATTGTGCTAAGTGAGAGCCTGCTGGACCAGGGGGTCCCGTATCGGAACCCTCTGGATATCCCCCGGGAACATGTCCACAACACCAGCACCCACTTGACCTTCAACAAATTCTGGCGCCGTTACGGAAAGTTCTCCCGGCACCTCATGAAGATCAAGCTGAAGAAGTACACTAAGTTCCTCTTTGTACGAGACCCTTTTGTCCGCCTCATTTCTGCCTTTCGCAGCAAATTTGAGCTGGAGAATGAGGAGTTCTACCGGCGTTTTGCCATCCCCATGCTAAAGCTGTACTCCAACCATACCAACCTTCCCACCTCCGTTAGTGAGGCCTTTGGGGCAGGCCTCAAAGTCTCCTTTTCTGACTTCATCCAGTACTTACTGGATCCCAGGACAGAGAAGATGGCCCCCTTCAATGAGCACTGGAGGCAGGTTTACCGTCTGTGCCATCCGTGCCAGATAGACTATGATTTCATCGGGAAGCTGGAGACGCTGGATGAGGACGCTGCTTATCTATTGCAGCTCCTCAAAGTGGACAGGCTGCTTCGCTTCCCCCCCAGCTACCGGAACAGGactgccagcagctgggaagaTGACTGGTTTGCCAAAATCCCACTGGCTTGGAGGCAGCAGCTCTACAAGCTTTATGAAGCAGATTTTGTACTCTTTGGCTACCCCAAGCCGGAAAACTTGCTTAAAGACTAA